The following coding sequences lie in one Kitasatospora azatica KCTC 9699 genomic window:
- a CDS encoding TVP38/TMEM64 family protein: MPVPDLLRRLARSRWTRPALLVLLLAAAAGSVAFWDPRALATGVPGIWRAPVFVALFALGTLAFLPKPALSVAAGLLFGARWGVPVAVLGTTAGAALAFGLGRGLGRQALRPLLRGRALTALDRQLTERGFRSVLLMRLVPGVPFQAVNLGAALSGVRLGPYLAATLLGVLPGTAAYVVAGASAGTPGSPAFLASSAVIVLLGVLSLAAFRRGRRRSPATA; this comes from the coding sequence GTGCCCGTACCCGACCTGTTGCGACGCTTGGCGCGCTCCCGTTGGACCCGGCCCGCGCTGCTGGTGCTGCTGCTCGCGGCGGCGGCCGGCTCGGTCGCGTTCTGGGACCCGCGCGCGCTGGCCACGGGTGTCCCCGGGATCTGGCGGGCGCCGGTGTTCGTCGCCCTGTTCGCGCTCGGCACGCTGGCCTTCCTGCCCAAGCCCGCCCTCAGCGTCGCCGCCGGACTGCTCTTCGGCGCCCGCTGGGGCGTGCCGGTGGCGGTGCTCGGCACCACGGCCGGCGCGGCGCTGGCCTTCGGACTGGGACGCGGGCTCGGCCGGCAGGCGCTGCGGCCGCTGCTGCGCGGGCGGGCCCTGACGGCGCTGGACCGGCAGCTGACCGAGCGCGGCTTCCGCAGTGTGCTACTGATGCGCCTGGTCCCGGGCGTCCCGTTCCAGGCGGTGAACCTGGGCGCCGCGCTCTCCGGTGTGCGGCTCGGCCCGTACCTGGCGGCGACGCTGCTCGGCGTGCTCCCGGGAACCGCCGCCTACGTGGTCGCCGGCGCCTCGGCGGGCACCCCCGGCTCGCCCGCCTTCCTGGCCTCGAGCGCCGTGATCGTGCTGCTCGGGGTGCTCAGCCTGGCCGCCTTCCGGCGCGGCCGCCGCCGCAGCCCCGCGACGGCCTGA
- a CDS encoding SDR family oxidoreductase, giving the protein MSRPVTLVTGGGRGIGAAVCLRLAADGHDLAIGYRSDAQAAEQVAEQARAAGAKAVALQLDTAVEAEVERFFDQAAEQLGPATGLVNNAGVTSRQGPLAELRTEDLRRVVDVNLVGYLLCARRAAQDFDRGGAIVNVSSAAATLGSPGEYVHYAATKAATDALTIGLAKELGPAGIRVNTVSPGTIETEFHQLGGEPGRPDRVAPTVPLRRAGQPAEIAGAVAWLLSPDASYTTGAILRVAGGM; this is encoded by the coding sequence ATGTCACGCCCCGTCACTTTGGTCACCGGCGGCGGTCGCGGGATCGGCGCCGCGGTCTGCCTGCGTCTGGCAGCCGACGGCCACGACCTCGCGATCGGCTACCGCAGCGACGCGCAAGCCGCCGAGCAGGTGGCCGAGCAGGCCAGGGCGGCCGGCGCCAAGGCCGTCGCGCTGCAGCTGGACACCGCCGTGGAGGCCGAGGTCGAGCGGTTCTTCGACCAGGCCGCCGAGCAACTCGGCCCGGCGACCGGGCTGGTCAACAACGCGGGCGTGACCAGTCGGCAGGGCCCGCTGGCCGAGCTGCGCACCGAGGACCTGCGCCGGGTGGTGGACGTCAACCTGGTCGGCTACCTGCTCTGCGCCCGCCGCGCGGCGCAGGACTTCGACAGGGGCGGCGCCATCGTCAACGTCTCCTCGGCGGCGGCCACCCTGGGCAGCCCCGGCGAGTACGTGCACTACGCGGCCACCAAGGCCGCCACCGACGCGCTCACCATCGGCCTGGCCAAGGAGCTCGGCCCGGCCGGGATCCGGGTCAACACCGTCTCGCCCGGCACCATCGAGACCGAGTTCCACCAACTCGGCGGCGAGCCGGGTCGCCCGGACCGGGTCGCCCCGACCGTCCCGCTGCGCCGGGCCGGTCAGCCGGCGGAGATCGCCGGCGCGGTCGCCTGGCTGCTCTCGCCGGACGCCTCGTACACCACGGGCGCGATCCTGCGGGTGGCCGGCGGGATGTGA
- a CDS encoding DinB family protein yields MTDSDVRIDPPMAAGEPAMLASWLDFHRKTLALKCADLTDEQLKQRSVTPSSLTLLGLVRHLAEVEHYWYQVVLLGGEPVSLYSTEEDADYDFNGVDSASAAEAFQTWRRQIELAEQAVSGLPLDTVAKRQRRGTDVTLRWIQVHMIEEYARHNGHADLLREAVDGVTGD; encoded by the coding sequence ATGACCGACAGCGACGTCCGGATCGATCCGCCGATGGCCGCCGGCGAGCCCGCCATGCTCGCCAGTTGGCTCGACTTCCATCGCAAGACCCTGGCTCTGAAGTGCGCGGACCTGACCGACGAGCAGCTGAAGCAGCGGTCGGTCACGCCGTCCTCGCTGACCCTGCTCGGGCTGGTGCGGCACCTGGCCGAGGTGGAGCACTACTGGTACCAGGTGGTGCTGCTCGGCGGGGAGCCCGTCAGTCTCTACTCCACCGAGGAGGACGCGGACTACGACTTCAACGGCGTGGACTCCGCCTCCGCGGCCGAGGCCTTCCAGACCTGGCGGCGCCAGATCGAGCTGGCCGAGCAGGCGGTGAGCGGTCTGCCGCTGGACACGGTGGCCAAGCGGCAGCGGCGCGGCACGGACGTGACGCTGCGTTGGATCCAGGTCCACATGATCGAGGAGTACGCCCGCCACAACGGGCACGCGGACCTGCTGCGGGAGGCGGTGGACGGCGTCACCGGAGACTGA
- a CDS encoding cell division protein SepF: MGALRDEHHNGWLMPSGGYQAAVYEDDWGTADTIPVLPNPARIVSVKPTGFESARTVGEHVRSGTPVVMDVTEMDDAEAKRMVDFASGLIFGTQGGIERIARRVFLLTPPEVEVMVIDRPLDDSGFYNQS; the protein is encoded by the coding sequence ATGGGAGCACTTCGCGACGAGCACCACAACGGGTGGCTGATGCCGTCCGGTGGCTACCAGGCCGCGGTGTACGAGGACGACTGGGGAACCGCCGACACCATTCCCGTGCTGCCGAACCCGGCCCGGATCGTCTCGGTGAAGCCGACCGGCTTCGAGTCCGCCCGCACCGTCGGCGAGCACGTTCGCTCGGGTACGCCGGTGGTGATGGACGTGACCGAGATGGACGACGCCGAGGCCAAGCGGATGGTGGACTTCGCCTCCGGGCTGATCTTCGGCACCCAGGGCGGGATCGAGCGGATCGCCCGCCGGGTCTTCCTGCTCACGCCGCCGGAGGTCGAGGTCATGGTGATCGACCGACCGCTGGACGACAGCGGCTTCTACAATCAGAGCTGA
- a CDS encoding TetR/AcrR family transcriptional regulator: protein MAIDRDTVLKAAVDVLSRNPTAHLDEIARAAGISRASLHRVFPGREALIREVGLLALRRYHSALDAAALETGDTEATLRRLVELLVPDAALCAFLAGENQLFDDAELLALWEEQGERVRAFFLRGQQQGVFRIELPAGWLAEAFFDLLAGVGWAVQDGRLAPRDSAFALIELFLGGAIRRPS from the coding sequence ATGGCCATCGATCGTGACACGGTACTCAAGGCAGCCGTGGACGTGCTCTCGCGCAACCCCACCGCGCACCTGGACGAGATCGCGCGCGCCGCCGGCATCAGCCGGGCCTCGCTGCACCGGGTCTTCCCCGGCCGCGAGGCGCTGATCCGCGAGGTCGGCCTGCTCGCCCTGCGCCGCTACCACAGCGCGCTGGACGCCGCCGCCCTGGAGACCGGCGACACCGAGGCGACCCTGCGCCGCCTGGTCGAGCTACTGGTCCCCGACGCCGCACTCTGCGCGTTCCTGGCTGGCGAGAACCAGCTCTTCGACGATGCCGAGCTGCTCGCGCTCTGGGAGGAGCAGGGCGAGCGGGTCCGCGCGTTCTTCCTGCGCGGGCAGCAGCAGGGCGTGTTCCGCATCGAGCTGCCGGCCGGCTGGCTGGCCGAGGCCTTCTTCGACCTGCTGGCCGGCGTCGGCTGGGCCGTCCAGGACGGACGGCTCGCGCCGCGTGACAGCGCCTTCGCCCTTATCGAGCTCTTCCTCGGAGGAGCCATCCGGAGACCCTCGTGA
- a CDS encoding MFS transporter — protein MVLAVLLVAVDATVLVLAIPSITETLAPSATQLLWIGDSYSFVLAGLLVGMGALSDRIGRRRLLLVGATAFGAASLLAAYAPSAGWLIAARALLGVAGATIMPSTLSLIRALFPDARERARAIGIWGAAATAGAAGGPLLGGLLLEHFWWGSVFLLNLPILVLLLVLGRWLLPESRDPEPGSFDLPSVLLSMTGLIALVYAIKEAAAHGPAHWQVPATAVLGALALWRFVRRQLRLTAPLLDVRLFTDRRFTAAVLGALIAIFGMGGVVFFSSQYLQLVRGYSPLTAGLAELPGFVAAMAASMLTARLGRAIGARGALVGGLAVLGLALGVLGWIRQDTSYLVLATVFVGVGAAEGLVYTLSSDLVLTAAPAEKSGAASAVSETAYELGTALGIALFGSVLTAVYASTLTAPAGLDPAVAAKAGESLGGAVEAARTLPGETGAALAEAARAAFVRGLGLASVLAAALVAVGALLAWRLLRPSRATG, from the coding sequence CTGGTCCTCGCCGTGCTGCTGGTCGCCGTCGACGCGACCGTGCTGGTGCTGGCCATCCCGTCGATCACCGAGACCCTGGCACCCAGCGCCACCCAGCTGCTCTGGATCGGCGACAGCTACTCCTTCGTGCTGGCCGGCCTGCTGGTCGGCATGGGCGCGCTCAGCGACCGGATCGGTCGCCGGCGGCTGCTGCTGGTCGGCGCCACCGCCTTCGGCGCGGCCTCGCTACTGGCCGCCTACGCCCCCTCGGCAGGCTGGCTGATCGCCGCCCGGGCGCTGCTCGGGGTGGCCGGCGCGACCATCATGCCCTCCACCCTCTCGCTGATCCGCGCGCTCTTCCCCGACGCGCGCGAGCGGGCCAGGGCGATCGGCATCTGGGGCGCCGCCGCGACCGCCGGCGCCGCCGGTGGCCCGCTGCTCGGCGGGCTGCTGCTCGAGCACTTCTGGTGGGGCTCGGTCTTCCTGCTCAACCTGCCGATCCTGGTGCTGCTGCTGGTGCTGGGCCGCTGGCTGCTGCCGGAGTCCCGCGACCCCGAGCCGGGCAGCTTCGACCTGCCCAGCGTGCTGCTCTCGATGACCGGCCTGATCGCGCTGGTCTACGCGATCAAGGAGGCCGCCGCACACGGCCCCGCGCACTGGCAGGTGCCGGCGACCGCCGTGCTGGGCGCGCTCGCGCTCTGGCGCTTCGTCCGGCGGCAACTGCGGCTGACCGCGCCGCTGCTGGACGTCCGGCTCTTCACCGACCGCCGGTTCACGGCGGCCGTGCTCGGCGCGCTGATCGCCATCTTCGGGATGGGCGGCGTGGTCTTCTTCAGCTCGCAGTACCTGCAGCTGGTGCGCGGCTACTCGCCGCTGACCGCCGGTCTCGCCGAGCTGCCCGGCTTCGTCGCCGCCATGGCGGCCTCGATGCTCACCGCCCGCCTCGGCCGGGCGATCGGGGCCCGTGGCGCGCTGGTCGGCGGGCTGGCCGTGCTCGGCCTGGCGCTCGGCGTGCTCGGCTGGATCCGCCAGGACACCTCGTACCTGGTGCTCGCCACCGTCTTCGTCGGCGTCGGCGCGGCCGAGGGCCTGGTCTACACGCTCTCCTCGGACCTGGTGCTCACCGCCGCCCCCGCCGAGAAGTCCGGTGCCGCCTCCGCCGTCTCCGAAACCGCCTACGAACTGGGCACCGCGCTCGGCATAGCCCTCTTCGGCTCCGTCCTGACCGCTGTCTACGCCAGCACGCTCACCGCCCCCGCCGGCCTCGACCCCGCCGTCGCCGCCAAGGCCGGCGAGTCGCTGGGCGGCGCCGTCGAAGCCGCCCGCACCCTCCCCGGCGAAACCGGCGCCGCTCTGGCCGAAGCCGCCAGGGCCGCCTTCGTCCGCGGCCTGGGCCTCGCCTCGGTGCTGGCCGCCGCTCTGGTGGCGGTGGGCGCTCTGCTGGCCTGGCGCCTGCTGCGGCCGAGCCGGGCGACGGGCTGA
- a CDS encoding SpoIIE family protein phosphatase, whose amino-acid sequence MDTPAPDAGGEPASGIVPARLDGHRLVPLATALLDADGVVLHWSEDAERLLGWRADEIVGQLAAPLLSSGEQRSEVLALYERILSGRRWSGVFPVRHKDGHQVELDFRTYGITGPDGRQLVLATGSDVRALQQVEADLAVLDGFFTQSPIGMAVYDNELRFVRLNQALAQINGLPVDQHLGRRIDAVLPGLNGAEIEAVMRQVLTTGQPVVDARSYGRTPSDPRRDHAWSASYFRLADASGRVLGVSSSIIDVTERFQAEARAARAQERLALLAEATARIGTTLDLQRTAEELVAAVIPRFADFATVDLLDPILRGEEPGLLAPDQGVQLRAVAAGESYESVLTGTADAVGETSAYDSHRIYTKSLRSGRPLLVPHMDEEKLRTIAARQERVGPALAAGLHSYLLVPLLARGKVLGGAEFVRTRNPEPFTESDVALAEELVARTAVCIDNARLYRRERETALTLQRSLLPQEIHRTLGLEIAYRYLPSSVVSEVGGDWFDVVPLACGRVALVVGDVMGHGIRAAATMGQLRTVARTLATLDMAPAQVLTRLDETANGIGEGQFATCVCVVYDPVDRSCTLASAGHLPPVVMRPDGDARVLDIAPGVPLGVGGVAFENTEFTLPEGSILTLYTDGLVERRGEDIDQGIDTLRLTLAARGRTLEAHCDAVVSTLVRGDSEDDVAMIMARALPLPRDRIATLPLTGEGPIPGLARRFTRTTIASWGLNPLADFAELLVSELVTNALVHGGEPIRLRLFRDRALTLEVADTGRQTPRLRPAGSEDEGGRGMYLINELAHRWGSRPTKEGKVVWAELELPLGS is encoded by the coding sequence ATGGACACACCAGCACCGGACGCCGGGGGCGAACCGGCCTCCGGGATCGTCCCCGCGCGCCTGGACGGCCATCGGCTGGTCCCGCTGGCGACTGCCCTGCTGGACGCCGACGGTGTGGTCCTGCACTGGAGCGAGGACGCCGAACGGCTGCTCGGTTGGCGGGCCGACGAGATCGTCGGCCAGTTGGCCGCCCCGCTGCTCAGCAGCGGCGAGCAGCGCTCCGAGGTGTTGGCGCTGTACGAGCGGATCCTGTCCGGGCGCCGCTGGTCGGGGGTCTTCCCGGTCCGGCACAAGGACGGCCACCAGGTCGAGCTGGACTTCCGCACCTACGGCATCACCGGTCCCGACGGCCGCCAGCTGGTGCTCGCCACCGGCTCCGACGTGCGCGCACTGCAGCAGGTCGAGGCCGACCTCGCGGTGCTCGACGGCTTCTTCACCCAGTCCCCGATCGGCATGGCCGTCTACGACAACGAGCTGCGCTTCGTCCGCCTCAACCAGGCGCTGGCCCAGATCAACGGCCTGCCCGTCGATCAGCACCTCGGCCGCCGGATCGACGCCGTGCTGCCCGGACTCAACGGCGCCGAGATCGAGGCCGTGATGCGCCAGGTGCTGACCACCGGTCAGCCGGTGGTGGACGCCCGCTCGTACGGCCGCACCCCCAGCGACCCGCGCCGCGACCATGCCTGGTCGGCCTCCTACTTCCGGCTCGCGGACGCCTCGGGGCGGGTCCTGGGCGTCAGCTCCTCGATCATCGACGTGACCGAGCGGTTCCAGGCCGAGGCCCGCGCCGCCCGCGCGCAGGAGCGGCTCGCGCTGCTCGCCGAGGCCACCGCCCGGATCGGCACCACCCTGGACCTGCAGCGCACCGCCGAGGAGCTGGTCGCCGCCGTGATCCCGCGGTTCGCCGACTTCGCCACCGTCGACCTGCTCGACCCGATCCTGCGCGGTGAGGAGCCCGGACTGCTCGCCCCCGACCAGGGCGTTCAGCTGCGCGCGGTGGCGGCCGGCGAGAGCTACGAGTCGGTGCTGACCGGCACGGCCGACGCGGTCGGCGAGACCTCCGCATACGACTCGCACCGGATCTATACCAAGAGCCTGCGCAGCGGCCGGCCGCTCCTCGTCCCCCATATGGACGAGGAGAAACTGCGCACCATCGCCGCGCGCCAGGAACGGGTCGGGCCCGCGCTGGCCGCCGGCCTGCACTCCTACCTGCTGGTCCCGCTGCTGGCCCGCGGCAAGGTGCTCGGCGGCGCGGAGTTTGTCCGGACCCGCAACCCCGAGCCGTTCACCGAGTCGGACGTGGCACTGGCCGAGGAGCTGGTCGCCCGCACCGCGGTCTGCATCGACAACGCCCGGCTCTACCGGCGAGAACGGGAGACCGCGCTGACCCTGCAGCGCAGCCTGCTGCCGCAGGAGATCCACCGCACCCTCGGCCTGGAGATCGCCTACCGCTACCTGCCCAGCAGCGTGGTCAGCGAGGTCGGCGGCGACTGGTTCGACGTGGTGCCGCTGGCCTGTGGACGGGTCGCGCTGGTGGTCGGCGACGTGATGGGCCACGGTATCCGGGCCGCCGCCACGATGGGTCAGCTGCGCACCGTCGCGCGCACCCTGGCCACCCTCGACATGGCCCCAGCTCAGGTGCTGACCCGGCTGGACGAGACCGCCAACGGCATCGGCGAGGGCCAGTTCGCCACCTGCGTCTGCGTGGTCTACGACCCGGTGGACCGCAGCTGCACCCTGGCCAGCGCCGGGCACCTGCCGCCGGTGGTGATGAGGCCGGACGGCGACGCCCGGGTACTGGACATCGCGCCGGGCGTGCCGCTCGGGGTGGGCGGAGTGGCCTTCGAGAACACCGAGTTCACCCTCCCCGAGGGCAGCATCCTGACCCTCTACACCGACGGCCTGGTGGAGCGCCGCGGCGAGGACATCGACCAGGGCATCGACACCCTGCGCCTGACCCTGGCAGCCCGCGGCCGCACCCTGGAGGCGCACTGCGACGCGGTGGTCAGCACCCTGGTGCGCGGCGACAGCGAGGACGACGTGGCGATGATCATGGCCCGCGCGCTGCCGCTGCCGCGCGACCGGATCGCCACCCTGCCGCTCACCGGCGAGGGCCCGATCCCCGGCCTGGCCCGCCGCTTCACCCGCACCACCATCGCCTCCTGGGGGCTCAACCCGCTGGCCGACTTCGCCGAACTGCTGGTCAGCGAGCTGGTCACGAACGCCCTGGTGCACGGCGGTGAGCCCATCCGGCTGCGGCTCTTCCGGGACCGCGCGCTCACCCTCGAAGTGGCCGACACCGGCCGCCAGACGCCCCGGCTCCGCCCCGCCGGCTCCGAGGACGAGGGCGGCCGCGGTATGTACCTGATCAACGAACTGGCCCACCGCTGGGGCAGCCGGCCCACCAAGGAGGGCAAGGTCGTCTGGGCCGAGCTGGAACTGCCGCTGGGGAGTTGA
- a CDS encoding TetR/AcrR family transcriptional regulator, with protein MSTAARTPQQDRSRATRRRLLEAAVECLAELGWNGSTVTVVAERAGVTRGAAQHHFPTREDLFTAAVEHVTAERLAAVRADADELPPPGPARTEAVVDLIVRLYTGPLFRAALHLWVAAATEQPLRERIVALENRVGRESHRATLEFLGVDESATGVRESVQATLDLARGLGLANLLTDDAARRAKVVRQWSRMLQAALDDHRPR; from the coding sequence ATGAGCACCGCCGCCCGCACCCCGCAGCAGGACCGCAGCCGAGCCACCCGCCGCCGGCTGCTGGAGGCCGCCGTGGAGTGCCTGGCCGAGCTGGGCTGGAACGGCAGCACCGTCACCGTGGTGGCCGAACGCGCCGGCGTCACACGGGGAGCCGCTCAGCACCACTTCCCGACCCGCGAGGACCTCTTCACCGCTGCCGTCGAGCACGTCACCGCTGAGCGGCTGGCCGCCGTCCGGGCCGACGCCGACGAGCTGCCGCCGCCCGGACCGGCCCGCACCGAGGCCGTGGTCGACCTGATCGTGCGCCTCTACACCGGCCCGCTGTTCCGCGCCGCCCTGCACCTGTGGGTGGCCGCCGCCACCGAGCAGCCGCTGCGCGAGCGGATCGTCGCCCTGGAGAACCGGGTCGGCCGCGAATCGCACCGGGCCACCCTGGAGTTCCTCGGCGTGGATGAGAGTGCCACCGGCGTCCGCGAGTCCGTCCAGGCCACCCTGGACCTGGCCCGCGGCCTGGGCCTGGCCAACCTGCTCACCGACGACGCCGCCCGGCGTGCCAAGGTGGTCCGCCAGTGGTCCCGGATGCTCCAGGCGGCGCTGGACGACCACCGGCCGCGCTGA
- a CDS encoding AMP-binding protein → MVFRSEYPDVQAVELPLHEAVLGGAARFGDAPALIDGLTGEVLSYAELTAAVDRVAAGLAESGLVKGDVVALLSPNSITYPVAFYAAVKAGATVTTVSSLATPEELAGQLRDSGARWIIVARALLPVALAATESTPIREIFLLDGTDHGTDDGTDEKHRTLADLAASTAPAPEIPIDPATDLAVLPYSSGTTGLPKGVMLTHRSIATNLAQVDALHHTEPGERLLAVLPFFHIYGLCSLMHRPLRVGATVVVLPRFDLEQFLHAIQEHRIEGLLVAPPIVLALAKHPLVDQFDLSSLRYVLSAAAPLDAALAAAAAARLGLPTIHQGYGMTELSPATHLVPLADPDPSPGAVGKLVASTELRVLTVDGSAQDLGTGERGEILIRGPQVMKGYFGRQGETDAMIDPDGWLHTGDVGYVDERGYLHIVDRVKELIKYKGYQVAPAELEALLLTHPQITDAAVVGVTDQDGTERPKAFVVRAPGSELTETEVMEFVAARVAPYKKVRSVDFLSAVPKSASGKILRRELRELRGR, encoded by the coding sequence ATGGTGTTCCGCAGCGAGTACCCCGATGTCCAAGCCGTCGAACTGCCGCTCCACGAGGCCGTACTCGGCGGCGCCGCTCGCTTCGGTGACGCGCCCGCGCTGATCGACGGGCTGACCGGCGAGGTGCTCAGCTACGCCGAACTGACCGCCGCCGTCGACCGGGTGGCCGCCGGGCTGGCCGAATCCGGCCTGGTCAAGGGTGATGTGGTGGCCCTGCTCAGCCCCAACTCGATCACCTACCCGGTCGCCTTCTACGCCGCCGTCAAGGCCGGCGCCACGGTCACCACCGTCTCCTCGCTGGCCACCCCCGAGGAGCTCGCCGGCCAGCTCCGTGACAGTGGCGCGCGCTGGATCATCGTCGCCAGGGCCCTGCTCCCCGTCGCCCTGGCAGCCACGGAAAGCACCCCGATCCGTGAGATCTTCCTGCTCGACGGCACCGACCACGGCACCGACGACGGCACCGACGAGAAGCACCGCACCCTCGCCGACCTCGCCGCCAGCACCGCCCCCGCACCCGAGATACCCATCGACCCGGCCACCGACCTGGCGGTGCTGCCCTACTCCAGCGGCACCACCGGCCTGCCCAAGGGCGTGATGCTCACCCACCGCTCGATCGCCACCAACCTCGCCCAGGTCGACGCCCTCCACCACACCGAGCCCGGCGAGCGCCTGCTGGCCGTCCTGCCCTTCTTCCACATCTACGGCCTGTGCAGCCTGATGCACCGCCCGCTGCGGGTCGGCGCGACCGTGGTGGTGCTGCCGCGGTTCGACCTCGAGCAGTTCCTGCACGCCATCCAGGAGCACCGGATCGAGGGCCTGCTGGTGGCACCGCCGATCGTGCTGGCCCTCGCCAAGCACCCGCTGGTCGACCAGTTCGACCTCTCCTCGCTGCGCTACGTGCTCAGCGCCGCCGCCCCGCTGGACGCCGCCCTGGCCGCAGCCGCCGCCGCCCGGCTCGGCCTGCCGACGATCCATCAGGGCTACGGCATGACCGAGCTCTCCCCGGCCACCCACCTCGTCCCGCTCGCCGACCCGGACCCGTCGCCCGGCGCGGTCGGCAAGCTGGTCGCCTCCACCGAGCTGCGGGTCCTCACCGTGGACGGCTCCGCACAGGACCTGGGCACCGGCGAGCGCGGCGAGATCCTGATCCGCGGCCCGCAGGTGATGAAGGGCTACTTCGGCCGCCAGGGCGAGACCGACGCGATGATCGACCCCGACGGCTGGCTGCACACCGGCGACGTCGGCTACGTGGACGAGCGCGGCTACCTGCACATCGTCGACCGGGTCAAGGAGCTGATCAAGTACAAGGGCTACCAGGTGGCGCCGGCCGAACTGGAAGCGCTGCTGCTGACCCACCCGCAGATCACCGACGCCGCCGTGGTCGGGGTGACCGACCAGGACGGCACCGAACGGCCGAAGGCCTTCGTGGTCCGCGCGCCGGGCAGCGAGCTGACCGAGACCGAGGTGATGGAGTTCGTGGCCGCCCGAGTCGCGCCCTACAAGAAGGTCCGCTCGGTCGACTTCCTGAGCGCGGTACCCAAGTCCGCCAGCGGCAAGATCCTCCGCCGCGAGCTGCGCGAGCTGCGCGGGCGGTAG
- a CDS encoding acyl-CoA dehydrogenase family protein, whose product MSAPNSTESPLIETPERIALRQAVGDLGRRFGSSYFLAKARAGEHTDELWSEAGKLGFLGVNLPEEYGGGGAGVYELSIVLEELGTVGCPLLMLVVSPAICGTILSRFGTEQQKQAWLPGLADGTRRMAFAITEPDAGSNSHKLSTVARRDGEDWILNGRKVFISGIDGSDAVLVVGRTADARTGKLKPALFIVPREAPGFEYRPIPMELLSPERQFQVFLDDVRLPADALVGDENAGLLQLFAGLNPERIMTAAFSLGVARQALNTATEYAKTRTVWDTPIGAHQGLAHPLAQCAIEIELARLMMRKAAHLYDAGDDLAAGEAANMAKYASGEAATRTVDQAVQTLGGNGLTQEYGLAALLAATRVGRVAPVSREMILNYVAQHTLGLPRSY is encoded by the coding sequence ATGTCCGCACCGAACAGCACCGAGAGCCCCCTGATCGAGACCCCGGAACGGATCGCGCTGCGCCAGGCGGTCGGTGACCTCGGCCGCCGCTTCGGCTCCAGCTACTTCCTGGCCAAGGCCCGGGCCGGCGAGCACACCGACGAACTCTGGTCCGAGGCCGGCAAGCTGGGCTTCCTCGGCGTCAACCTCCCCGAGGAGTACGGCGGTGGCGGCGCCGGTGTCTACGAACTCTCGATTGTTCTCGAGGAGTTGGGCACGGTCGGCTGCCCGCTGCTGATGCTGGTGGTCTCCCCGGCGATCTGCGGCACCATCCTGTCCCGGTTCGGCACCGAGCAGCAGAAGCAGGCCTGGCTGCCCGGACTCGCCGACGGCACCCGTCGGATGGCCTTCGCCATCACCGAGCCCGACGCCGGTTCGAACTCGCACAAGCTGTCCACCGTGGCCCGCCGGGACGGGGAGGATTGGATCCTCAACGGCCGCAAGGTCTTCATCTCCGGGATCGACGGCTCCGACGCCGTGCTGGTGGTCGGCCGCACCGCCGATGCCCGCACCGGCAAGCTCAAGCCCGCGCTGTTCATCGTGCCGCGCGAGGCACCCGGCTTCGAGTACCGCCCGATCCCGATGGAACTCCTCTCGCCCGAGCGGCAGTTCCAGGTGTTCCTGGACGACGTCCGGCTGCCCGCCGACGCGCTGGTCGGCGACGAGAACGCCGGCCTGCTGCAGCTCTTCGCCGGGCTCAACCCGGAGCGGATCATGACCGCCGCCTTCTCCCTCGGGGTGGCCCGCCAGGCCCTCAACACCGCCACCGAGTACGCGAAGACCCGCACCGTCTGGGACACCCCGATCGGCGCCCACCAGGGCCTGGCGCACCCGCTCGCGCAGTGCGCGATCGAGATCGAGCTGGCCCGCCTGATGATGCGCAAGGCCGCCCACCTCTACGACGCGGGCGACGACCTGGCCGCCGGCGAGGCCGCCAACATGGCCAAGTACGCCTCCGGGGAGGCCGCCACCCGCACCGTCGACCAGGCGGTCCAGACCCTCGGCGGCAACGGCCTCACCCAGGAGTACGGTCTGGCCGCGCTGCTCGCCGCCACCCGGGTCGGCCGGGTAGCCCCGGTCAGCCGCGAGATGATCCTCAACTACGTCGCGCAGCACACCCTCGGCCTGCCGCGCTCCTACTGA